CTGCCCAAGGCGTTAAGGAGATCAGCCTCATCGCACAGGATTCCACGAACTACGGAACAGATCTTTATGATGGCTTCAAACTTCCTGCGCTATTGAACAAGGTCAGCGAAGTGCCGGGTATTGAGTGGGTGCGATTGCATTATGCCTACCCCGGATTTTTCACTGATGAACTGATCGATACGATTGCTGCCAATCCTAAGGTGTGCAAATACATAGACATGCCGCTGCAGCACAGTGAAGATTCAATCCTGAAACGGATGCGCAGACCGGGTCGTCAGAAGGATGCACGTGAACTCGTTCGGAAAATTCGTGAGCGTATTCCGCAGGTGTCGCTTCGAACGTCTTTGATCGTTGGTTTTCCTGGTGAAACAGAAGAAGATTTTGAAAATTTGAAACAATTCGTGAAAGACATGCAGTTTGACCGTTTGGGCGTATTCGCATACTCGAAAGAAGAGGATACTCCGGCATCGCGTTTACCTGATCAAGTTCCTGATGAAGTAAAAGAGTACCGTGCCAATACACTCATGGAAATTCAACGCGAAATCTCGAATATCCGTGGCGGCCGCCGGATCGGTCAAGAGCTGGATGTGCTCATTGAACGTTATGACGGCAGAAGCGATGTATATGTAGGGCGCTCACAGTATGATGCTCCCGAAATTGACGGGGAAGTGTTTGTCTCCAATGCGAAACTAAATATTGGGGAGCTTGCCAAGGTACGCATCACTCATTCCTTTGAGTTTGATTTGTCCGGGGAGGTCATTGCATGAACCTGGCCAATCGCATCACGGTGGCGAGGATCTTACTGGTTCCGATTATCATGTTCTTCCTGCTGATTAAAGTAAAGTTTCCGCACATCCGAATTGAGGAATTCAGCATCACATATAATCAGATTATTGCGGCGCTCATCTTTATCATTGCAGCAAGTACGGATAGTTTGGACGGCTATATCGCCAGAAAGCGCAAGCTGGTGACGAATTTAGGCAAGCTGCTCGACCCTCTAGCAGATAAGCTGCTAGTTACTGCGGTGCTCGTCTCACTAGTGGAGATGGATAAGGTAGACGCTTGGATCGTGATTGTCATTATTAGCCGCGAATGGGCTGTCACCGGACTTCGGCAGATCGCGCTTCTCGAGGGTACCGTTATGGCTGCCAGCAAATGGGGGAAAGCGAAGACTGCTGCTCAAATTACGGCCATTATTGCGCTGCTTATTAATAATTTTCCCTTTACATTTATCGACTTCCCCTTTGATGTGATTGCTAGCTGGGTAGCTGCGATTATCACCATGTATTCAGGCATTGAGTATTTTGTGAAGAATAAACATGTCATAGACTTTTCGGAAAAATCGCAATAGGGAAACCTATTGTTTTTTTCCTTTTGGGAGGAATGTGTAGATGAAAGCAGAGATTGTAGCAGTAGGTACCGAGTTGCTGCTGGGGCAGATTGTGAACACCAATGCACGATTTTTAGCTGTGGAATGCGCTGGGTTAGGTATCGATGTCTATTATCAAACCGTAGTAGGTGACAATAAAGACAGATTGCTTGAAACGCTTAAACTCGCTGCAAGCAGAGCAGATATTGTCATCTGTACAGGTGGTCTTGGACCCACTCAGGACGATTTGACTAAGGATGTACTGGCAGCTTACATAGGGCGAGAACTGATTATTCATGAACCTTCTATGAGCAAGATTTCCGATTTTTTTTCATCTAGGGGCATACATATGGTGGAAAGCAATCGTCGTCAGGCACTTATGCTTGAAGGCTGCGATCCGCTGCTGAATGATACTGGAATGGCCGTAGGTGTTGCCGTTACCTATGAGGGAACCCATTTTATCCTGCTGCCAGGTCCTCCTAAAGAGATGAAGCCGATGTTTACGAATTATGCTGCAGCATGGCTTAGTAGCGTAATGACAGATGAAGTGCCGCTTTATTCCAAAATGCTTCGTTTTGCTGGTATTGGCGAATCGAGCTTGGAGCATCAGTTGATGGATCTAATTCAAGATCAGCAGGATCCGACGATCGCTCCGTATGCCAAGGAGGGGGAAGTGGCGATTCGTCTTACGACGCGCGCGCGGGACGTTGAAGAAGGAAAACAGAAGCTCCTTCCGCTTGAACAAGAGATTCGCACTCGGGTTGGGGACTTTATTTATGCGGATGAGGACCTGCCGTTAGAGCATGTAATTTTGCAGCTGCTGAGCAGTAAGATGATGACTCTTTCGGTGGCGGAAAGCTGCACGGGCGGTTTGCTGAGTGATCTGATTACTGCCGTTCCTGGCAGCTCACAATCGTTTCTCGGAGGGATTATTTGCTACACCAATCTATTAAAGAACAAGCTTTTACAAGTGCCAATGGAAGTGCTTGAAGGTGATGCAGCGCCTGGAGCAGTTAGTGAGGAGACAGCATCCCTGCTTGCGCAAAATCTAC
This genomic window from Paenibacillus hexagrammi contains:
- the rimO gene encoding 30S ribosomal protein S12 methylthiotransferase RimO, coding for MTEKVKVVTLGCEKNLVDSEIMSGLIHGRGFQLVDNKEDATVIIVNTCGFIDAAKEESVNTILDMAELKQTANLKALIVSGCLTQRYKKELMEEMPEIDGIVGTGDFDKINHIVDEALRGRKPVLVGNPVFNYDADLPRQVTTPRYTAYVKIAEGCDNACTFCSIPIMRGKFRSRSMESIVAEVTQLAAQGVKEISLIAQDSTNYGTDLYDGFKLPALLNKVSEVPGIEWVRLHYAYPGFFTDELIDTIAANPKVCKYIDMPLQHSEDSILKRMRRPGRQKDARELVRKIRERIPQVSLRTSLIVGFPGETEEDFENLKQFVKDMQFDRLGVFAYSKEEDTPASRLPDQVPDEVKEYRANTLMEIQREISNIRGGRRIGQELDVLIERYDGRSDVYVGRSQYDAPEIDGEVFVSNAKLNIGELAKVRITHSFEFDLSGEVIA
- a CDS encoding competence/damage-inducible protein A — translated: MKAEIVAVGTELLLGQIVNTNARFLAVECAGLGIDVYYQTVVGDNKDRLLETLKLAASRADIVICTGGLGPTQDDLTKDVLAAYIGRELIIHEPSMSKISDFFSSRGIHMVESNRRQALMLEGCDPLLNDTGMAVGVAVTYEGTHFILLPGPPKEMKPMFTNYAAAWLSSVMTDEVPLYSKMLRFAGIGESSLEHQLMDLIQDQQDPTIAPYAKEGEVAIRLTTRARDVEEGKQKLLPLEQEIRTRVGDFIYADEDLPLEHVILQLLSSKMMTLSVAESCTGGLLSDLITAVPGSSQSFLGGIICYTNLLKNKLLQVPMEVLEGDAAPGAVSEETASLLAQNLLNTTGSDWSLSVTGVAGPGESEGKPVGLVYVGLGKRGAQPQIFTLKLSGNRDMIKLRAAKSALYQLWKQLKDS
- the pgsA gene encoding CDP-diacylglycerol--glycerol-3-phosphate 3-phosphatidyltransferase, yielding MNLANRITVARILLVPIIMFFLLIKVKFPHIRIEEFSITYNQIIAALIFIIAASTDSLDGYIARKRKLVTNLGKLLDPLADKLLVTAVLVSLVEMDKVDAWIVIVIISREWAVTGLRQIALLEGTVMAASKWGKAKTAAQITAIIALLINNFPFTFIDFPFDVIASWVAAIITMYSGIEYFVKNKHVIDFSEKSQ